The sequence TTTTTCTGGGGCTTTAATACCTATTACTTTTTTACCGGACTATTTAATAACAATATCTTCTTTTTTACCATTTAAAAGCTTAGTTGAGACACCAATAATGATTTATTTAGGATTAGCTGATAGTACGTTTATAAGTATATTAATTCAATTAGTTTGGCTAGTTGTTCTCAAAGGAATTTCAGTAATTATGTTTAATAAAGCAAGGAAAAGAACAGAGATTTTTGGAGGCTAACATGAATAGTATATATTTAAAGTTATTTATATATAAACTTAAAATGCTTTATGTATATCGTAAAGACTTTTTCATAGGTATTTTATCATCTATTATAAAAGCTTTAATTGGAATAATATTCATTGAATCAATTTTTAATAATGTAACAACAATAAATGGATGGAATCAGAGTAAATTAGTATATCTATATTTTTCAGTTAGTTATATGCAGGCAATATATCATATGCTATTTATGGGGATGATAGGATTTTCTGATTTGTATATTAAAAATGGTGAATTAGATTGCGTTCTTATTAAACCGGTAAATCCGTTAAAATATATAATTGCGTATGATATTTCAATAAAGGAAATGCCTGCTGTAATAATAAATCTTTTAGTATTAATTGTTACAATTAAAAAACTTACAAACAATACTTTAGACATGGCATTATTAATATTATTGCCACACTGTGGAATGTTAATTATGTTATGGTTCTCTATTTTCATTAATTGCCTTAGTTTTAGATACTATGATACTTTAATGGGAGTAAAATTTATTGTAGCAATAACAGATTTTTGTAGATATCCTATGAATATATATCCTAAATTTATATCTTATATAGCCACTTTTATAGTGCCATATGGATTGGTGACTTTCTATCCATTAAAAGATGTAACTAAATTAAAAAGCTATTTCTATATGGTACTAGCTTTGGTTGTATGTTTAGGATTTATAGCTTATAGAGTATGGGAAAGATCCCTAAATAACTATCAAAGTGTTGGTTCATAGATGTGGTACTATAGGATTTATCATCAGATGAACCATCTAAATTACATCCAAATAAAAATACAAAAATACTTTGGAAAGCATAGAAAAAGGTATAGTTTCTCTAATTGTGTAACTTTCATATTTCTAGATTGTGTTTATTAAACTTGCTGGGTAAAATTGTATTAGAGCGTAACTACAAGGTTAATATTCTTACAATTATTTCAAAATCAAGCTTTAAAAGA comes from Tissierellales bacterium and encodes:
- a CDS encoding ABC-2 family transporter protein, translated to MNSIYLKLFIYKLKMLYVYRKDFFIGILSSIIKALIGIIFIESIFNNVTTINGWNQSKLVYLYFSVSYMQAIYHMLFMGMIGFSDLYIKNGELDCVLIKPVNPLKYIIAYDISIKEMPAVIINLLVLIVTIKKLTNNTLDMALLILLPHCGMLIMLWFSIFINCLSFRYYDTLMGVKFIVAITDFCRYPMNIYPKFISYIATFIVPYGLVTFYPLKDVTKLKSYFYMVLALVVCLGFIAYRVWERSLNNYQSVGS